The following is a genomic window from Meiothermus sp. QL-1.
CTGCATAGGCCAGGCGCGCGGTCTCCACCGCCCGCCTCAGGTCCGAGGCCAGCACCCCTTCGAAGCGCTCCCGCCGCAGCCAGTCCCCAAGCCGCCGGGCCTGGTCCTCGCCCTTTGGGGAAAGCGGCACATCGCTCCAGCCCGTAAGCCGCCCCTCCGCGTTCCAGAGGGTCTCCCCGTGTCGCACCAGCCAGACCTCGCCCACCCTACCTCCCCAGAAGCACCACCGGGCGGCCCTCCAGGCTGCACACCCGCACCTGGGGCCCGTAGGCTCTTTGCAGAAGCTCCTGGGTCAGCACCTCCTCTGGTCGGCCCCAGGCCCAAAGCCGCCCTGCCTGCAAAAAGGCCACCCGGTCGGCCCAGCAGGCCAGGTTGGGGTCGTGCAGCACCGTGAGTATACCCATCCCCTGCTGTTTGAGGCCTGCGAGGAGCTCGAGAAACTCGGCCTGGTGGTGCAGGTCGAGGTGGTTGGTAGGCTCGTCCAGAAGCAGGAAACTGGGCCGGGCCGCCAGCGCCCGGGCCAGGAGCACCCGCTGCCGTTCCCCGCCCGAGAGCGTGGGCAGCCAGCGGTGGCGGAAGGCTTCCACCCCGGTCGCCCGCATGGCCCAGGCCACCGCCTCGGCATCGGCGGGCCCGGGCCGCCCCAGAAGCCCCAGGTGCGGGGTGCGGCCCAGGTAAACCACCTCCTCTACCGTAAGGTCCTCGGGGTACAGGCCCATCTGGGCCAGGAAGGCAATCCGCTGGCCCCTTTCCCAGCTACTGTAGGCCTCGAGCCTCCTCCCCTCGAGCCAGACCTCCCCCACCTGCGGCTGCAGCAAACCCGCCATCAAGCGCAGCAGGGTGCTCTTCCCCGCCCCGTTGGGACCAAGCAGCGCCAGCCACTCTCCCCTGCGCAGCGCAAGGGACACGCTCTCCACCACTGCCTTGCCCCGGTAGGCAAAGCCCACCTGCCTGGCCTCGAGCCCTCCCACTGCTATAATCCTTACGCCCAAAACCTCAGCCCGCAAGCCCTAGAAGGAGGGCCAGGCCGGGGCGGGCTCGAGGCCCAAACCTTGCAGGTAGTCGCGCAGCTCGATGTAGTGGGCCTCACCTACCGGCCTATGCCCGTGGGCCAGAATACTCTCATTGCGCCGAGCTACCAGACCGCCCAGCTTTCCGCCGGCAGTGTAATCGGCATAAAGGCGCTGGGACAGGCTTTCGTTTCGACCCAAAGCACTGTCCAACCCTGCCGCCACACTCAGCGCTTCGCGCAGGCCCGAGGCCCTGTTGTAGCGCTCGGCCCAGACTGCAAAGTCGCTGTATGCTTCCGTAAAGGTCTTGGGGTCGTAAACCAGCAGACCTACACCCTCGAAGAAATCGGCTTCCACAGCCAGCTCAATGACCCGGTAAAGCCTGGCCAGGGCATCGTCGTACCGCCCCCGCGCCGCCCGCCGCTCGGCGTTGGCCAGCAGGTCAGCTAGCAGGGCACGGGTAGGCTTCCCCTCCTTGTCCAAAATCTGGCGCAGGTGGGACATAGCCTCCTGCAGCCCCTGCAGCACCCGCACCTTGGCCCCGTGGCCCCAGGCCTCGGCGATGCTCAGGGCGGGCTCGAGGTGCACCTTCAGCTTCTGCCAGGCTTCCTTGTGCCGGAACAAATCCCAGGCCTGCATGGCCTCAGCAATGCCCTTGAGGTGGGTGTAAAAGCGCTCCTCAGAAGGGGTAAGGGGCCGGGTCAGCAGCTCGCTCAGGAAGTCCTGCGCGGCGCGGTAGTCGCAGCCGTTCCAGGCCCGTCGGAAGCCCTCCCACTCGCGCAGGCCGTAGCGGTAGGTGGGGTCCTCCAGCACCCTAAGCCGCTCGGAGCCGCTCTTCACCCGGCCCTGGGCATCGCGCTGAGCGCCGCCCACATAGCTAAAGGTGACGCCCTTTCCGCTCAGGGCCAGCGTGAGGCCCGCCACCATGGTCTTGGTGCCCCCGGTAATGTCGGCCACCACCACCTGGGCCTCCCACTCCAGGGCTTTTTGCAGGGCCTCGAGGCCCTTGCGGTAGGCTTCGTTCAGGTCTTCGTGGTCGCCAATGAGCAGGGTATGGTGACTGAACTGCCCGCCGTACTGCCGAAGCAAATCACCTGCCACCGGGTAGCTCGACTGGCTCGCCACAAAAATCACGCCCCTAAGGGGCGCGTGTTCAGCCAGGGCAAACTCTAGCGGCTCGATGGTCTGGCCCACGGTCAGGATGAGCACTTTGTGGGTCTGGGTTTCCATGCCAAAGGTATATCAAAAAACCTGCCCCAACAGTCAAAAAAAACAACCCCAACCTCCGCTTGGGCAACAGACGTTCAATCGCCTCTACCACCCTGCTCCTTTGTCTGTCCGGCCAGCCCATGGCCACACTGGACTTTTGCCTTGCTCACATGCCCAGCTTGGCAGGCCAGGTGCCACAAGCTCCTCCCTTACCGCATGGGGCGGTTTTGGTAAGGGTCATCCACATCGCAAGTTTTGCTCTCAGCAGGCTGTATGGCTCACCTTCCCCTACAGCGTGAAGGAAGGGTTTGCTGCAATCCCCTTGCGGGGCTATTTGTTTGCAACACTATTGTGAGCGGCGAACAGTACAAGACGTACAACAAGTTGCAATCCCCTTGCGGGGCTATTTGTTTGCAACTAAACACGGGGCAGTTTCTCATTGTCCAGACCATCTGGTTGCAATCCCCTTGCGGGGCTATTTGTTTGCAACTTGGGCTACGCTGATAACGGGCATTCTGGGAACCTACATAGGTTGCAATCCCCTTGCGGGGCTATTTGTTTGCAACTGGAGTACACGGTGAGCAAGCTGGACCGGGCCATGCGGGTTGCAATCCCCTTGCGGGGCTATTTGTTTGCAACAGCATACCCCGTTAAATGCCGTTCTGTACAGCACCCCCAGAGGGGGGTTTTATGAGAGCTGCTGGTTATCCACAGGCAACCTGTGGATAACTCCAAAAAAAGCGCGGTTTTTTACGATGGATGCTTACAAAGTCGCGCTTTTAGATTTTTCGCATTCGCATGTTGCGATAAGAATCGAAGAAACCTGTTTTCAAGGAACCTGCCGGATAACCCCGGCGACTACAGCATAGCACTTTGCGCAAAACATAATGGTTCACTCTAAAAAAGCGCTTCCATGGCCTTTGGAACGGTATCTTCGGGGCATTTTTCAGAAGAGCGTGTGCCTTCGCGATCGTATTTTTAGCTCGTAAAAGCAGAGTAACGCCGGGTGTAACGCGGGCTTCAGAGAATCAGGTAGTCGGGGTTCTCGGACAGGCGGGCCGTGCCCAGCACCTCCACCGTACCCCCAACGGGGTATATCCGGACGCTGTCCTGGGTGAGGTCCACCTTCTTACGCAAAAGCCTTTTCAGCTCGGCAAGCTGGGCGGGGCTCAGCCAACACTCGAACACCGAGAGCTGCACCCGCTCGCCAAAGCTCTTGAGGGTGTTGGCCACCTTTACCCGGCGGCCATCGTCGGGGATGTCGTAGGCAATGGTGTATAGGCGTTCGGCGGGCATCTTACCTCCATAGGTAAAAGGGCGTATAGAGCTCGCGGCCCAGCAGAGCGGCCTTGAGGCGGGCGGCCTGGGTTTCCAGAAGGGTCTGGTAGGTTTGGCGGAAGCCCTTGGGGTGCTGGGCCTCCTGGGCAAAGCGGGCCTCCAACAGGCGCAGGAGGGTTTTGCGGCCGGCGTCGTTTAGGTACACCCCACCACCCCGGGCCTCGCTGTGTCTCTCGGGGCTGAGTTCGGCCCGCAAAAAAGCCCCCAGCACCACGGCGTCTACCACCGGAACCCGAAACTCCTCCATCAGGTCGAAGGCCAAAGCTGGGTTACGCCTTCCTTCGGCATGCAGCAGGCCCAGCTCGGGGTGCAGCCCGGCCAGGTGCAAAGCCAGCAGGGTACGGCCCAGGAGCACCATGTAGCCATACGAGAGGGCCGCGTTTACCGCATCGGTGGGGGGACGGCGGTTGCGTCCGGTAAAGCCGTAGGGCGAGAGCACCGCCTGCAGACCGGCAAAGTAGGCCCTGGCAGCGTTGCCCTCCACGCCCCGCAGGGCCTCCAGGTGGGGCACCTGGGGCAGGGCTTCGAGTGCGGCCTGAAGCTCCCGAACCAACGGCTCAACGGACGCCTGACGGGCCAGGCGCTCGAGCACCACCAGGCCGGAGCGCAGCTTGCCCTGCACAAAGCCCTGGGCAAAGGGTAAGGGGCTCTGCTGGGCCGCCAGTTGGGCCCGCAGCACCTCGGGGGCCAGGGCCTGGGGCGCGGTGGCCTGGCCGTAGAGCTGGCCCTCCAGGGTGGCGTAGAGCACCGGCACCCCCTGGCGCAGCAGAAAACCCAGGGCCGGGGTGGTGAGGCGCACGTTGCCCCAGACCACCACCCCCCGCACCTTGCGGGCCGGGAGCTGGGCCAGGGTTTGTTCGTCCAACTCCACCAGCAGCCGGCCCTGGCGCAGGCGAAGGGTGGCGGACTGCTCGGTGAGGTGGAGGGTCAAGGTGCGTCCCGCTGCAAAACCTAAACTTCTATGGGTTCCACCGCCGGAAAGACCCTGGCCTCCTCGCGCGTTTTTTGGTAAAGCTTGCGCCCAAGCTGCTGGAGCTTTTCTAGGTCGCCTTTCTTGCTCACCTCCAAACCGTGAATCAAAAGGCTCTTGTTGCGGCTTTGCAGCATGCCCTGGTAGCCGCGCAGGTCGGCTTCGGAGAACTGCTCTAGCGCCGGGTCGCTCAGGTAGCGCAATAAGGCAATACCCTCCAAAAGCCCCAGCTTTTGCACCGGTCGAATCTTCTCTAGGGGCAGCCCCAGCCAGCTTGCTAAGGAGTGCCGAAGATGCTCTTGCTCCTCGGGGCTCAGGTTGGGGTCGTCGTCGCTGCGGCCCCGCACGGCCAGGCGGTGTTGCAGGATGAGCTCGAGGGCCCGATAAAAGTACAAAGCCGCTATAACCGGCTGGCGCTCCTTGCGCTCCTCGCCCAGTTGAAGCAGGGTGGCCACCAGCCAGAGGGCTCCTTTGGAATCGGCCAAACTTTGCGATTTGAGCAGATGGACGATGGCCTCGAGGCCCTCCTTTTGCTCCTTCAGGCGCTGGGCGTGGCGGGCCAGCGGGTGGGCGCGGTAGGCGTCCTGGCCCAAAAAGCCGAAAAGGCGGGCGGCGTTGCCCTGGGCTCCCTCAAAGTCCAGCGCATACCAGCGCTGGTACATCTCGCACAAGGCCGCATACACCTCAAAGCTGCCCTGGCCGGTTTTTCGTCTGAGCGCGTTGAACTTATCGGCAGCCTTACCGAACTCTCGAGCCCTATAAAGCTCCTGGGCCAGGTGCTCGTCGAGGTCGCCCAGCACCTCGTGGGGGTTGGGCAGCAGGATGAGCTTCTCGGTGCCGGCCACCGGCTTGCGCAAGATGGGGTCAAAGGCGTCGTTGTCCACGTAGGCCACCCGCAGGCTGGGGTATACCCGTTGCAGAAAGTAGCCCGCCGCGGCCATCCCCGCGCTCATGGCCTTGGTGCCGCTGGTGAGGTCGAGGGCAATCTTTTTGCCGGGGTGCTTGCGCACCTGCTCGCCCACCGCCTGGTACAGCCGGGTTACGTCGCTTTTGTCAATCTCGATGGGGTAGACCTCCTGGCCCAGGTCGCGCTGAAACTGCGCCAGATAGCGCTTGCTCTCCGGCGTGTGCAGCACGTACACCTCGGAAGCCCCCAGCCCCAAAGCCGCCAGGGTGGTGGCCTCAGGGCTGGTGCCCAGGGTGTGGATGGAGACCTCGAAGGTCTCCCGCAAGGGGTAGACCTGGGGCTCCTGTCGCCATAGCTCGAGCAAAAGAGGCCAGACGGTTTGGTTGTACAGCTCCTGGGCCTTGGTGCCCTCAAGCTCCTGGGCCTTTAGGTTCTGCCAGGCTTGCTGAATCTTCTGCTTCAGGTCTTGCATCGGCAGCTTCCTCCTTGCGCATAGGATCAAACCCCCGCACCCGCCCAAACCCCAGGCTGGTTTTGGCCCCTACCCCGGCAAAAAAAGCAAACCGGCCTAAGGCCTGCATCCACTGTGCCTCGGTAGCAGTGGCGGCGGGCAGGTGGTAGACCACGCGCCCCACAAAGCCCACCCCGCGCTCGTCGGCATTGGGCCGGATGGCCTGGGTCTGGCCCTGGAAGCGGGCAATAGTCATACGCTCCCAGCTCTCGGCAAGCTCCTCCGGCACCTTTACCGGGGCAAAGGCGTTCCAGCGCTGGGTGAGCGACTCAAAGACCAAACGGGGCTCGGGCAGGGGGTAGCTGTTCCCTTTGCGGCGGAAGAAGGTGGGGCTGGCAAACTGCAGGCCCAGGCTGGGGGCCGCCTGGCCCTGGAAGAGCCTTGGGTAGCTGCTCACCCCGGCCCAGGGGTGCTCCTCCTGCAGCACGGCCTTCACCAAAAAGGGTGCTTTGAGCCGCACCTGCTGGCCCAACAGCCCAAACAGGTGGGGCGAGAGCCGGGCGTAAAGGTCTTCCTGGAGCAGGCCAACCCGCACCCACCAGACTCCCTCCCGGCCCCCCAGGCCTAGGCTGAAGGGGTTGGGCTGGGCGTTGTGCAGCTCGGGGTCTATCTGCTTCAAGAGGCCATAGACCAGCCCCCGCCAGCCGTCGGGGTCGGGGCGGGCGGGGCCTTCGAGGGTGAGGACGATGGCGGCCAGAATCATGTTGGGTCGGTCCGAGCGAAATTCTCGCCCACATAGGCCAGGGGCAGAGCGCTTACCCTAGCCACCGCGTAGCTCAGGCAGTCGCCAAAGTTGAGGGCGGCTGGGTAGCGGCCCTTGCCGCAGGGGCGGAAAGCCGAGAGAGTTTCGTATATGTGGCTTGCCTCGAAGAGAACCACCCGGGCCTCGAGGCGCAGCAGAAGTTCGTTGAGCAGGCACGGGCTATCAGGCTTTAACCGGCTCACCACCATACCCACCTCAACCAGCGCGGGGGCCCCCACCAAGTGCACCTCGGCCCCAAGAAGGCGCTCAAGCGTTTCTTGGTGCCCCGGCTCGGTAAAGACAAGACCGAGCTATCCAGTACCATCAGCAACCCTCTGGATTAAAGCCCAGTACTGCTTCTTGCTCAGGCTCAGTGAGCGCTTTACCTGGGCTTTCGGGCGACAGTTTGGGCCAGACTTCGCGCTCCAGAAACTCCAACACACTCTTCTTGCGGGGGCGCTGCGAATGTAAAAGGCCATGTATTCAGTATGGCTTGAAAAAAGCAGGGTTTCAGCAAGGCTCGAGCCTGGCAATGGCCCAGCCCAGCGGGAAGCCGTCTTTGGGTTTGGAGTGGCCAGCGGTTTTACGGGTTCTGGGTTCCTGACCCTCCTCACCCTCGAGCAGCAACGCCAGCCGGATGGACATCCGGCCCGAACCAAAGCCAATACGTAGGGGAAAGGCCTGGGGGTCGGCCTGAAGGCGTTGCTCGAGTTCCTTGTAGGTTTGCAAAGCGGCACTTAAGCCATGTTCTTTTGCAAATTCCTCCTCCCGGGCCGCCACCTCCTGGTAGTACTCCCGGCAAGCATCCGCCAGGTCTTGGGCCAAGATAGGGTGCGAAACGGTGTCTTTGTGGTTTTGCCTGGCAAGTCCCGTGTGAAAACGGAGCACGGCCTGAAGCCGGGTTTTGCTGCGGAAGGTTTCGGCTAGCAGTACCGTGCCGTCCATGGTTCCTTTTGGGTGAAAAACCCCTATCCGGTTCAGGAGCAGGTGTTCGCTGGGCTCGGTGTCCCCCACCCGCACCTGGCGAAAAGGGTCGCGGTGCAGGTTGAAACCCCGCTCGCTGGTGTAGTCCAACACCAGCGCTTCGAAACCCTGGGCTGTGTTGGGGTTGATTTTTTCTGGGGTTTTGATAAGCGGCCATTCGTCTTTAGGTGCCTTCTGGCCCCAGCGCCACCCCCCCTTGTGCTCGATATCCTGTCCCCGCTTCAGGATCCGCCTGAACATCCACGCAGTACGCAAAGCGCCCTTAATGGACGAGCCCGGCAGGTAAGCCCCCAACGGACTTCTAGGCAGGGGACGAAACTCCAGCCCTGCAGCATCGGTAGCGCTATTAACCGTTTGGATAAAGGCCCCGCTCACTGGTACGCGACGTAGCAGGGCCGGGGTAGGGTCTACCAGACCATTCCGCCAAAGGGATTGCAGGCTTTCCTGGGCCCGCTTGGGGCCCTGGGCCACGGCTTGCAGGTAGTTCCGCTGCTGCTCTGGAGAAAGTAGCTCCAGAAGCCGCCCAGCATCCAGAATCAGAGCCTCTTTGTTTTTTTCGTCCAGCAGGTAGCTGTAGGCCGGGAAAGCCTCACCGGTGCCCACGTGGATGGGCCCCAGGGTCTCGATGACCAGCCGATAACTTTCCAAAAAGCTCATGCCCCCACTCCCCAATTGCCCTCAGAATGGGGCGTCACCCGTACACCAAGGGGGAAAGCCCACAAGTACTCCCACACCTGCACCCCGGCTTCCGGGGCCGGCTCGGGGGTCACATCCAGAAGCCCACCAGCAGGCTTTTCCTTGAACACACTGCCCTCCTTGGCCCTTAGGTAGGGGCGCTTGAAGGGGGTCTCGGCCAGGGCATAGTGCCCCCCCAGGCGGCCCCAGTAGGTTTCCAGGGCCCAGTAGCCCTCGCCCTGGGGCAGGGTGGGGGAAAGGGTGACGTAGTGGGTGGGTTTTGGAGCCTCGGGTAAGTCCATCTCCTGGGTACCCACCACCTCAAAGCGCCCCAGGCCCACGCTGGCCTTGCCCCCATAGCCAAAGGTGCCGATGTCCCGCAGAGCCTCTTCCAGATACGCCGCCTCCTGGCGAAGATGGACATACACCGTCCAGGTCTGCTCACCTTTTCGGTTGTTCAACCAGTAAACCCTGTCGGTGAAGAGGATGCCTTCCTGCGCGGTGCCGGTTGAGCGGGCGATGCCTACGCGGGTCTGGGTGGCCAGGCTAATGCTAGGGGCTTTGTCCTGGGTTAGCTCAGGCGACTCACGCAAGGCCGTTTCCCCTTCCTGAACTACCCTCTTGAAGGTTTCCAGGCTTAAGTAGCGCAACCCCTTGAGCTTTTTGCGCTCTACAGTGTCCTGCACCTGCACGGGCGGCAACAGGGGGCGGGGCAGGTAGCCCGTTGGAAAAGCCGAGGAGATGAGGAAAGGCGGGTCTTGCCGGAAGGCCAGGAGCCACTCCTTCAAGGCTGCTTCCCCCTGGGTGTACCGCACCCACCAGGCCAGGTGGCCCCAAAGGGTGGGGGCGCTCGGCGGAGCGCTGATGCTCCCCAACGCCAGGTGAAAGGCCCTGACTTTCATCTGTCCTCGACCTGATATTCGAGTTCTACCTGCCCGTAGCCCCGGCTGATGTAGCCCCCCAGCCCATCCAGTTGCAAGAGCTCCAGGGCCTTTTGTACGTGCTTGAAGTTTTCCTGGTCAGTTTTCCCATCGTCGCCGGTGTCCATCACCCGGTAGACCATCTCGAAGGCGAACTTGGCCCCGGCGGGCACACGCTCGGCGGTGCGGGGGTTGGCATCCCCGCCAATGCGGGGGATGAAGACCTCCTGCTTGACCTCGGTCAGGTAGCCGCCGCGGGCGATCATGGCCTCGAGGGCCCGCTTGGACTCGGGCGTAAGGTAGGCGTCGCGTACCAGGAGGCGGGTGGGGCCGCGCTGCTGAGCAATCCGGCGCTGGGCCTTGGTGCTGGGAGCGCTCCCAAAGATGCGGCCCACCGGGTCGTTAGGGTCGTCAGGCACGTAGACGTGTTCCTCAGTAGAACGAGCGATGTAATCGCCACCGAGGTACCACTCGAGCAAATACCGCATCTTGCCCTTGAGAGAGGAGCCAGGAATGTAAGGCTCTTCGGTAAGGGGGTTGCGAATGACCGGGTTGTCTACATCCCCAATGGTCATCTGGTCCTTGCTCATGCCAATCCGCAGCCCGCTTTTGAGCCGGATGATGCCGTGAATGCGTTTGTAGCCAAGAAGTTTCATTCAGTACCTCCTCCCCTGAGGCTCTGGGCTGCGGGGAGCCTCGCCCCCACGCTTCCCTTCTAGGCCATAGAAGTAGGCCAACACCGCCTCCAAAAACAACATGACTGCGGCGAAGTGCTTGGGGCTTTTCTTGGCATCCGACAAGAGTTCGTCCATCTTCTCCCGAAACTTATGCAACTTTTTCAGAGGACCACCGTTCGAGCGCCCCCCATAAGCCAGCTTTGCCCTCAGCAACTCGATTTGGGAGGTGAGCCGGCTCCAGGCCAGCGCCTCATCGCCCCCAGCCTCGCGCTTGTAGCGGTCGAAGGTGTCCTCGAGCCTGCGGAACTCGTGAAAGTAGTTGCGGAACTGGCTCGACTTGAGCTTGTCCTGGCCCTGGCCCTCGTTCCTCAGCTCCTGCGCCCAACGCTCGGCCTCCTCGTCAAAAAGGCCCTTTCTATAAACGCCTCGCTCCAAGTTTTCAAAGAACTCCATGCCTCCTCCTTATCGCTCCAGGTACAACCCCCACTGCAGCCAAACCGGTAAGTGTTTCCAGGCAGGGTCTGTGTGGTTGCTCAACTGTAAGTAGTGTTGCCGAATTTCCTCGTTTCGCTCGCGCAGAGTGTAGGCCAAGAGGGGCTTGTAGCGCATCTGCTGGGCCGGGTCGCCTTGCTTGTGCTGCTTCCACAGCCTGAGCAGGCGGTAGGCCAGGGCACTGCTCAGGCCCAGCTTGCTCTCGGCGTTCAGATGGCGTTGGAAATCCTGCACCCAACGCACCAGGCCACGCAACTCATTCCAGGGCACGCTCTGTCCAAAGAGGTGCAGCCGGTTGCGCCCATCTTTTTTGGCCTGTTTTTCAGCCTCCTGTACCGCCTCGGCCAGCAGGGGAATGGGCAGCGAGGGGTTCACCAACACAAATCCGCCCGAGAGGGTGAGGTTGTTGTGCTGGGTGAACTGCCGGTAGAGGGCCTCCAGGTCGAGGGCAAACTCCAAAAGCACGTCCCAGGGCCCCAGCAGAAAGAGGTCGTCGCCTCCAGCGTACACCGAGTAGATGAGGGGGTAGCGACGGGCTTTTTCTCTGGCTTTTAGCTCATCCCAGCCCAGACGCTCGGCGTAGGTTTCAGGATTGCGGATTAGCTCGAGCACTTCTCCAGCAAAGAACAGCTCGAGCATCCGCGACAGGCTGGCGATGCGGCTGGGGCTGCTGTGATCCTGGCCTTTTTCGTTCACAAAGCCGGTGGCAAAAGCCTCGCCCATCCGGTCGGCATCGAGCATCAGGGCCCCCAAATACTTAGCCCCGGTGGAAAACTCGGCCAGCTCGGCCAGGGTAAGGGGGTCGTCTTCCTCCCGCCCGCCTTCCTCCTCCTCCCAAAGCCCTTGCTTCCTGGCCCAGTCCTGGTACTCACTCAGGTCACGCCAATTCCCTAGTTTTAGGGCATCCCGCAGGGTGGGGATGTGCCCCGCCAGCAAGCGCGGTTCCCAGGGATAAGCCGCCGGAGCAAAGTCGAGGCGGGTGCGCAGGGTGTAGTGTTTGGACGGCTTTAAAGCCACCGACCAACCCGGAAAGCGATAGTGTGGCTTGGGGGGGTTGTCCTTGAAGAACCCCACCTCTTGCCGCTTGGGAATGAGGCGGCCTAGGTGAGCGTCCCGCTCGCACCCGCAGCAAAGCGCATCGCTGGCCGACTTGGCCGGGCGCACCCCGCAAGCCGCACAAGGCCGCAGGCTGACGTTCGTGGGGTTCAGGTAGGGCTTATCCAACCGGCTCGAGAGCGGCCTCAGCTTGGCCAAAGCTAGCTTGCGGTGCGCTTGCTGAAGCTCCTTGCTAAAAGCTTTGAAGCCAGCAGGGGCAAAAGCATGCTCTGCCAGGAAGGGCAGCAGCGTTGCGCCCTGCTCCAGCGCCCAGGTTTCCCACTCTTTCCGCACTTCCTCCAAAGCTCGCTTCACGGCCTCGGTGTTGGGCAACAGCAGGTAGAACTTCCCCCCCGCGCTCATGATGCGCTGCAAGGGGGTGAAACCGGTGCGCCGGAGTAGATCGAGGCCCATGGCCTCAGCAGCCAGCGAAACCTCTAGACTCCGCGCCCGCAAGCGCTTGGCCAGCCCCCCCACCCCGGTCTGGGCCCCCTGAATGCGGTAGATGTGGCCCTGGATACCACCCAGATCGCCCAACACCAGAAGGAACTTCTCGGGTGCCTCGTCCCTGAGAGCCTCTACGGTTGGGGCGGTGCCGTGGTAGGCCCACAGCGCCGCCGCAATAGCGCCGGTCAGGCGCAGGTGGTCGAACAGCGAAACGTCGGGCTCGCCCTGGGTGTCCGAGGGCACGTTCCACAAAAGCTCCTGAAAGATGCCCAGAAGGTTTGAAAGCAGAATCTCGCCGCTTGGTTTAAAGCGGGCCAGCTCATCCAAGCGGGCATCCAGCCGCTCGACTATGCGCCAGTAGGTATCCTGCGAAACGTTAGGCCTGGCTTCCGGGTAGGCTTCACCCGGCTTCTGGCCCACCTCCTGGCCGGCCCGCACCATGCTGTAGCCCCAATCCTTCTCGCCATAAACCCCCTGCACCCTTAGATTCGCCAGCACCGACTTGAGCGGGGTCTCCGGCGCACGACCGCTTTTTTCGTCCACCTCCTTGCGTTCACTCGAGGCATAGGTGTCGGCCAAGGCCACGCACCACTCGGCAGGGCTTTTGGGCTGCCACTCAGGCTTGGTGTGCCAGCCCTCGTGGTGGCGAGCAGCGGCTCGAGCCAGTTCTTC
Proteins encoded in this region:
- the csm2 gene encoding type III-A CRISPR-associated protein Csm2 is translated as MEFFENLERGVYRKGLFDEEAERWAQELRNEGQGQDKLKSSQFRNYFHEFRRLEDTFDRYKREAGGDEALAWSRLTSQIELLRAKLAYGGRSNGGPLKKLHKFREKMDELLSDAKKSPKHFAAVMLFLEAVLAYFYGLEGKRGGEAPRSPEPQGRRY
- the cas10 gene encoding type III-A CRISPR-associated protein Cas10/Csm1, which codes for MQSFTPLKAALAGLLHDLGKLYQRAYWGRPPEGVSDWSHPAYTAWAVLRWREWFPDAEELARAAARHHEGWHTKPEWQPKSPAEWCVALADTYASSERKEVDEKSGRAPETPLKSVLANLRVQGVYGEKDWGYSMVRAGQEVGQKPGEAYPEARPNVSQDTYWRIVERLDARLDELARFKPSGEILLSNLLGIFQELLWNVPSDTQGEPDVSLFDHLRLTGAIAAALWAYHGTAPTVEALRDEAPEKFLLVLGDLGGIQGHIYRIQGAQTGVGGLAKRLRARSLEVSLAAEAMGLDLLRRTGFTPLQRIMSAGGKFYLLLPNTEAVKRALEEVRKEWETWALEQGATLLPFLAEHAFAPAGFKAFSKELQQAHRKLALAKLRPLSSRLDKPYLNPTNVSLRPCAACGVRPAKSASDALCCGCERDAHLGRLIPKRQEVGFFKDNPPKPHYRFPGWSVALKPSKHYTLRTRLDFAPAAYPWEPRLLAGHIPTLRDALKLGNWRDLSEYQDWARKQGLWEEEEGGREEDDPLTLAELAEFSTGAKYLGALMLDADRMGEAFATGFVNEKGQDHSSPSRIASLSRMLELFFAGEVLELIRNPETYAERLGWDELKAREKARRYPLIYSVYAGGDDLFLLGPWDVLLEFALDLEALYRQFTQHNNLTLSGGFVLVNPSLPIPLLAEAVQEAEKQAKKDGRNRLHLFGQSVPWNELRGLVRWVQDFQRHLNAESKLGLSSALAYRLLRLWKQHKQGDPAQQMRYKPLLAYTLRERNEEIRQHYLQLSNHTDPAWKHLPVWLQWGLYLER